The following DNA comes from Polyangia bacterium.
CGCCGCCAACGGTCTTTGCGCGTTGTGGCCTGAGTGCGCACGGGCCAGCGTCGATCCGCGCGAGGCAGGCCTTGGCCACCGTCTCGATCGCGACACCAGCGGCGTGCTGCTGGCGGCGCGCAATCGAGCCGCGTGGGAAGCGCTTCGCGCGGCGATCGGAGATCCCGCCTGCGAGAAAACCTACCTGGCTTTGGTGGCCGGCGCGCCGCCGGCGCGCGGGCAATTCGATGGCGCCATTGGCCGCCGCGGCCGGCGCGGCGCGCGCGTGGCGATCGACGGCGGCCGCCGCCCACTACCGGCGCACACCGAATGGGAGACGCTGTCCTTGCTCGACGGTGGGTCGGCGTTGGTGCGCGCGCGGCTGCATGCGGGCCGCGCGCACCAGGTCCGCGCGCATCTGGCGGCGGCCGGTTTTGCCATCCTCGGCGATCCCATCTACAGCGACGAATCCGCGCAGGCGGTGGCGCGGGCTTTGAACGTCGAGGCCTTGCGCCTGCACGCCGAGTCCATTCGCCTGCGGCATCCGCTGACCGGCGCGCCCCTGCTGGTGGTGGCGCCGCCGCCCGTGTGGGCCGCGGGCCGCGCTCC
Coding sequences within:
- a CDS encoding RluA family pseudouridine synthase, whose protein sequence is MPRVVVEPALAGLRLDQFLARALGATSVHAARRLIAAGEVCIDGRVVAKKGDRVATGQIVSLAGAGARENADQDAGLVVPDPAVVLPVLFADADLVAVNKPAGVPSHPLRPGERGTAANGLCALWPECARASVDPREAGLGHRLDRDTSGVLLAARNRAAWEALRAAIGDPACEKTYLALVAGAPPARGQFDGAIGRRGRRGARVAIDGGRRPLPAHTEWETLSLLDGGSALVRARLHAGRAHQVRAHLAAAGFAILGDPIYSDESAQAVARALNVEALRLHAESIRLRHPLTGAPLLVVAPPPVWAAGRAPSSSPSSSS